Proteins from a genomic interval of Pararge aegeria chromosome 26, ilParAegt1.1, whole genome shotgun sequence:
- the LOC120635458 gene encoding gastrula zinc finger protein XlCGF57.1-like: MSVHLQLADCEASRTYQPRTTASSGCQPSHFSEHKYAVQKLYDSRPSADLAQTLVANPHARLATNNELPLTEETDRSKKRKLVHEINELGIKTNTTVNKLTKRVKIDRKFVESRKSISTCDNHYVTGSKDSHSGNKATEDRSSKTKTSLEATECTLYGINVRSTEGICFKCDFCQKTFKRKSLLVEHIKSHKLCQDISGSNLEQMKTQTCEESHYCNLCGYKCSQDSALVRHMRTHTGEKPFSCKMCEYKCAHKNSLVLHMLAHNGVKPYSCEICKYQCSQTSALVSHRRTHTGEKPYSCELCEYKCAHNSSLVLHTLAHTGEKPYSCTVCDYKCAQNKYLVQHMRKHTGEKPYSCKLCDYKCAYSSSLVLHMVSHTSEKPYSCKLCDYKCALNKNLVAHLRTHTGERPHSCMLCEYKCAQKSDLVKHMRTHTGEKPYSCQLCEYKSARNTHLQQHMRTHTGEKPFSCKLCEYKCARNTHLRQHMRKHTNEKSNLC, translated from the exons ATGAGCGTGCATTTACAG CTTGCTGACTGCGAGGCTTCACGAACATACCAGCCTCGTACAACTGCAAGCTCTGGCTGCCAACCCTCTCACTTCTCAGAGCACAA GTATGCCGTTCAGAAGCTGTATGACTCACGCCCCTCTGCAGATTTGGCTCAAACTCTAG tcgCTAATCCGCACGCGAGACTTGCGACAAATAACGAACTGCCGCTAACTGAAGAAACCGACAGAAGCAAGAAACGAAAACTAGTGCATGAAATCAACGAATTAGGAATTAAAACAAACACCACTgtgaataaattaacaaaacgtGTGAAAATTGATAGAAAATTTGTTGAATCTAGAAAATCTATTAGCACTTGTGACAATCATTATGTAACTGGCTCTAAAGATTCCCATAGTGGAAACAAAGCCACAGAAGATAGGAgcagtaaaacaaaaacttcacTAGAAGCAACTGAATGTACACTATATGGCATTAATGTACGTTCTACTGAGGGAATATGCTTTAAATGCGACTTCTGTCAAAAGACGTTCAAACGGAAAAGTCTCTTAGTTGAACACATAAAGTCACACAAGCTATGTCAAGACATAAGTGGAAGTAACCTCGAGCAAATGAAAACGCAAACTTGTGAAGAAAGccattattgtaatttatgcGGGTATAAATGTTCCCAGGATAGTGCGCTAGTGAGGCACATGAGAACGCACACTGGCGAAAAGCCATTTTCCTGTAAGATGTGCGAGTATAAATGCGCGCACAAAAACAGTTTAGTGCTGCACATGCTTGCACATAATGGCGTCAAGCCATATTCATGTGAAATATGCAAATATCAGTGCTCACAAACAAGTGCACTGGTTTCGCACAGGAGAACGCACACCGGCGAAAAGCCCTATTCTTGTGAGTTATGCGAGTACAAATGCGCGCACAACAGTAGCCTGGTGTTGCACACGCTCGCACACACTGGCGAGAAGCCATATTCCTGCACGGTATGCGACTATAAATGTGCACAGAATAAATACTTAGTACAGCACATGAGAAAACACACGGGCGAAAAACCCTACTCTTGTAAATTGTGCGACTACAAATGTGCGTACAGTAGTAGCCTGGTATTGCACATGGTATCGCACACCAGTGAAAAGCCATACTCGTGCAAGCTATGCGACTATAAATGTGCTCTGAATAAAAATCTAGTCGCGCATTTACGGACTCATACAGGCGAAAGGCCACATTCGTGCATGTTGTGCGAGTATAAATGCGCGCAAAAAAGTGATTTGGTGAAGCATATGAGAACTCACACCGGCGAAAAGCCTTATTCGTGCCAGTTGTGCGAGTATAAAAGTGCTAGGAATACTCACCTGCAGCAGCACATGAGAACGCACACTGGTGAAAAGCCTTTTTCATGCAAGTTGTGCGAGTATAAATGCGCTAGGAATACTCATCTGCGACAGCACATGAGAAAACATACTAATGAAAAGTCTAATTTGTGCTAG